The proteins below are encoded in one region of Fibrella aestuarina BUZ 2:
- a CDS encoding LytR/AlgR family response regulator transcription factor, giving the protein MNAPTSSARIGIEEWPTLRLYQREHGQQSFHVANLIYLQSETNYTWLHWNDGKRMLMPRTLKFYEPKLPSEFFFRLHRNCVVNARYITGTERTPQGGAFIVLSTGERLPISRRRWTAVKSLINRFRESMN; this is encoded by the coding sequence TGGTATTGAAGAATGGCCAACCTTGCGCCTTTATCAGCGCGAACACGGCCAGCAATCGTTTCACGTAGCGAACCTGATCTACCTTCAGTCAGAAACCAACTACACTTGGCTCCACTGGAACGACGGGAAACGAATGCTCATGCCGCGGACCCTTAAATTTTACGAGCCCAAACTACCCAGCGAATTCTTTTTCCGGCTGCACCGTAACTGTGTCGTAAACGCGCGCTACATCACTGGCACCGAACGCACGCCCCAGGGCGGCGCCTTCATCGTGCTCTCTACGGGCGAACGCCTGCCAATCTCTCGCCGCCGCTGGACGGCCGTTAAATCCCTGATCAACCGCTTCCGCGAGTCGATGAATTAA
- a CDS encoding precorrin-2 dehydrogenase/sirohydrochlorin ferrochelatase family protein: MNTLFPIFVKLDQLQTLIVGGGYVGLEKLTAVLANSPAAPVTLVAPEIRAEIRELAAAHPGVTLVQVRYDDTYLTDKDLVIVGTNDKAVNRQVQADCKARKILVNVADTPPLCDFYLSSVVKKGDLKIAISTNGKSPTFAKRFREVLEEMLPDSLQETLDNLTAIRQQLTGDFQAKMDRLNEITKVLK, encoded by the coding sequence ATGAATACCCTCTTTCCCATATTTGTGAAGCTCGACCAACTCCAGACGCTGATTGTGGGCGGTGGGTACGTTGGTCTGGAGAAGCTCACGGCCGTGCTCGCCAATTCGCCCGCGGCACCCGTCACGCTGGTAGCACCCGAGATCCGCGCCGAAATTCGCGAATTGGCGGCTGCGCATCCGGGCGTTACGCTGGTGCAGGTACGTTACGACGACACGTACCTGACGGACAAGGATCTGGTGATTGTGGGGACCAACGACAAGGCCGTGAACCGGCAGGTGCAGGCCGATTGCAAGGCCAGAAAAATTCTGGTCAACGTGGCCGATACGCCACCGCTCTGCGATTTTTACCTGAGCTCGGTCGTAAAAAAAGGCGATCTAAAAATCGCCATTTCAACTAACGGAAAATCACCGACGTTTGCCAAACGCTTCCGCGAAGTACTGGAAGAGATGCTACCCGATTCGCTACAGGAAACGCTGGACAACCTGACCGCAATTCGCCAGCAGCTGACCGGCGATTTTCAAGCCAAAATGGACAGGCTAAACGAGATTACGAAGGTATTAAAGTAA
- a CDS encoding outer membrane beta-barrel protein, with protein MNKVLLAVGILSASVAVGQTTRTTKSSSTSTSTSNYNNSNTNNYNSSNATSSGSSYSGTSGSMSTGTTGAGATGTTGTYNSNGTYNNSTAVTPSGSNNYNTMGTSGATTTDTYSTSSPSGSMSTGATGTTGTYNSNGTYNNSTTVTPSGSGNYNTMGTSGATTTPSTSYDNSMNSGTSTTTTNTYSTTSRTAPDPAGRNGYNNFVFGIYAGLNATSFKGESIDAENPSARLGYQAGFFVRGGGRLFGQIGAEYFASSSNYFRAGNGSSTQAIRDYINIQYIQVPVYIGYKLTDSERGNSAIRVQVGAEYANRISSNSNSFNLSKDEIKSGSFNALGQLGFDFGPFLIDLTYHYGLGDAVQINTFQGSSRRILSASVGFKF; from the coding sequence ATGAATAAGGTACTCTTGGCGGTCGGCATCCTGTCGGCCAGTGTGGCAGTAGGCCAGACAACTCGAACGACTAAGTCGTCGTCAACCTCGACGAGCACGTCGAACTACAACAACTCGAACACCAACAACTACAACAGCAGCAATGCTACGTCGTCGGGATCGAGCTACAGCGGCACATCGGGCTCGATGAGCACGGGAACGACTGGCGCAGGAGCTACCGGTACAACTGGTACGTATAACAGCAACGGCACGTACAACAACTCGACTGCCGTGACGCCATCAGGTAGCAACAACTACAACACGATGGGCACGAGCGGTGCTACCACGACCGATACCTACAGCACAAGCAGCCCATCGGGCTCAATGAGCACCGGGGCAACGGGCACAACGGGGACGTATAACAGCAACGGTACGTACAACAACTCAACGACGGTAACGCCGTCGGGCAGTGGCAACTACAATACGATGGGTACGAGCGGTGCCACTACGACGCCCTCGACCAGCTACGACAACAGCATGAATTCAGGTACGTCGACAACAACGACGAACACGTATTCGACCACGTCTCGCACGGCGCCTGATCCGGCTGGCCGCAATGGCTACAACAACTTTGTCTTTGGTATCTACGCCGGTCTGAACGCCACGAGCTTTAAGGGTGAGTCAATCGATGCCGAAAACCCGTCGGCTCGTCTGGGCTATCAGGCTGGTTTCTTCGTACGGGGCGGTGGCCGTCTGTTTGGTCAGATTGGCGCTGAGTACTTCGCGTCTAGCTCGAACTACTTCCGGGCAGGCAATGGCTCGTCAACGCAGGCCATCCGCGACTACATCAACATTCAGTACATCCAGGTTCCGGTGTATATCGGTTATAAACTGACTGATTCTGAGCGTGGTAACTCGGCCATTCGGGTGCAGGTTGGTGCTGAATATGCGAACCGTATCAGCTCAAACAGCAACAGCTTCAACCTGAGCAAAGATGAAATCAAGAGTGGCTCGTTCAACGCACTGGGTCAGCTTGGCTTCGACTTTGGTCCGTTCCTGATCGACCTGACCTACCACTATGGCCTGGGTGATGCCGTTCAGATCAACACGTTCCAGGGCTCTAGCCGTCGCATCCTGAGCGCCAGCGTAGGCTTTAAATTCTAA
- the pgi gene encoding glucose-6-phosphate isomerase, with translation MLTNHPFLALPAYSQLKAHFEATQQQHLRDLFAENPDRFSQFSLRFEDILVDFSKNRVTAETMTLLRQLAEQAGLTDAIGKLFSGDKINGTEGRAVLHTALRNRANTPILVDGADVMPEVNAVLDHMKTFTEQVRSGAWKGYSGEAITDVVNIGIGGSDLGPVMVTEALKPYAGTLKVHFVSNVDGAHIYETLQQVRPESTLFLIASKTFTTQETMANANSARQWFLDNGGTEKDIAKHFAALSTNQKEVEKFGIDPANMFGFWDWVGGRYSLWSAIGLSIALYIGFDNFEELLTGAHVMDQHFRTAPLDQNIPATLALLGIWYNNFYGAQSQAILPYDQYMHRFAAYFQQGDMESNGKSVDRNGNPVDYQTGPIIWGEPGTNGQHAFYQLIHQGTKLIPCDFIAPAISHRPLTTPLGDHHTLLLSNFFAQTEALMNGKTEEEAADELRKAGKTAEEIAQIAPFKAFSGNRPTNSILVKQITPRSLGSLIAMYEHKIFTQGVIWTIFSFDQWGVELGKQLANKILPELEGDTPVTSHDSSTNGLINAFKQMREN, from the coding sequence ATGCTGACGAATCATCCGTTTCTGGCCCTGCCAGCCTACAGCCAACTGAAAGCTCATTTCGAGGCCACCCAACAGCAACACCTCCGCGACCTGTTTGCCGAAAACCCTGACCGGTTCAGCCAGTTTTCGCTGCGCTTCGAGGATATCCTGGTCGATTTTTCGAAGAACCGCGTGACGGCCGAAACCATGACCCTGCTGCGGCAACTCGCCGAGCAGGCGGGCCTGACCGACGCCATCGGCAAGCTCTTCAGCGGCGATAAAATCAACGGTACCGAAGGCAGAGCCGTACTTCATACGGCCCTGCGCAACCGCGCCAATACGCCCATCCTGGTTGATGGGGCCGACGTGATGCCCGAGGTGAACGCCGTGCTCGACCACATGAAAACGTTTACCGAGCAGGTACGTTCGGGCGCGTGGAAAGGCTACAGCGGCGAGGCCATCACCGACGTGGTGAACATTGGCATCGGTGGCTCTGATCTGGGGCCGGTGATGGTGACCGAAGCGCTGAAACCCTACGCCGGTACGTTGAAGGTGCACTTCGTGTCGAACGTCGACGGGGCGCACATTTACGAAACCCTGCAACAGGTACGTCCCGAAAGCACGCTCTTTCTGATCGCGTCCAAAACCTTCACCACGCAGGAAACCATGGCCAACGCCAACTCGGCCCGGCAATGGTTTCTGGACAATGGCGGTACGGAAAAAGACATTGCCAAGCACTTCGCTGCCCTGTCGACCAACCAGAAAGAGGTGGAGAAATTCGGCATCGACCCGGCCAACATGTTTGGGTTCTGGGATTGGGTCGGTGGCCGCTACTCGCTCTGGTCGGCTATCGGGCTGTCGATTGCCCTGTACATTGGGTTCGACAATTTCGAAGAACTGCTGACCGGCGCCCACGTGATGGACCAACACTTCCGGACGGCACCGCTGGATCAGAACATTCCGGCAACGCTGGCGCTGCTGGGGATCTGGTACAACAATTTCTACGGGGCACAGTCGCAGGCGATACTGCCCTACGATCAATACATGCATCGCTTTGCGGCTTACTTCCAGCAGGGTGATATGGAAAGCAACGGCAAATCGGTCGATCGCAACGGCAACCCCGTCGATTACCAGACCGGCCCGATTATCTGGGGTGAGCCGGGTACCAATGGCCAACACGCGTTTTACCAGCTCATTCACCAGGGTACCAAGCTGATTCCGTGCGATTTTATCGCCCCGGCCATCAGTCACCGCCCCCTGACCACGCCGCTGGGCGACCACCACACGCTGCTTCTCTCAAATTTCTTTGCGCAGACTGAAGCGCTCATGAATGGCAAGACTGAGGAGGAGGCCGCCGACGAACTGCGTAAAGCGGGCAAAACCGCCGAGGAGATCGCGCAGATTGCGCCGTTTAAAGCGTTCTCGGGCAACCGCCCCACCAACTCGATTCTGGTGAAACAGATTACGCCGCGCTCGCTTGGTAGCCTGATTGCGATGTATGAACACAAGATTTTTACACAAGGCGTAATTTGGACTATTTTTAGTTTCGACCAGTGGGGTGTTGAGTTGGGAAAACAGCTTGCCAATAAAATTTTGCCTGAGCTTGAGGGGGATACGCCCGTTACCAGCCATGATAGTTCAACAAACGGGCTGATCAACGCATTTAAGCAAATGCGCGAAAACTAA
- a CDS encoding phosphatase domain-containing protein, whose product MQHILILIGISGSGKTTFANQLVQADPTYLRLSRDELRRSLLPVPLNAYWRWGGKRRNRIEELVSELEKTALATALDEGWNLVIDNTHLRQHYIDDVLRQVSHRIVRVTFKVFDVPLDEAIRRDKARPDVVGASAIQEQYDRYVALFRHFNPAQTLVFPEHPLPLREPFTQDRALPMCVLVDIDGTIASRTGRSPFDWKKVHLDTPRQPVINVVRALRASGHTVVFLSGRDSVARADTTAWIARYLGWQEGTDYVLFMRAANDNRKDAIIKRELFEAHIQGHYYVDVVLDDRDQVVSLWRNDLGLTCLQVDYGNF is encoded by the coding sequence ATGCAACACATTCTGATTCTGATCGGCATCAGCGGCAGCGGCAAAACCACCTTCGCCAACCAACTGGTGCAGGCCGACCCAACGTACCTGCGCCTGAGCCGCGACGAACTCCGGCGCAGTTTGCTGCCCGTTCCACTCAATGCCTATTGGCGCTGGGGGGGCAAACGCCGGAACCGGATCGAGGAGCTGGTATCAGAACTGGAAAAAACGGCCCTGGCAACCGCCCTCGACGAGGGATGGAACCTGGTCATCGACAACACGCACCTACGCCAGCACTACATCGACGACGTGCTAAGGCAGGTGAGCCATCGGATCGTACGGGTCACGTTCAAGGTGTTTGACGTTCCGCTCGACGAGGCCATTCGCCGCGATAAGGCCCGCCCCGACGTGGTTGGTGCTTCTGCGATTCAGGAACAATATGATCGTTACGTGGCGCTATTTCGCCACTTTAATCCGGCCCAAACGCTCGTCTTTCCGGAGCATCCGTTGCCCCTTCGCGAACCATTCACCCAAGATCGAGCCTTACCTATGTGTGTTCTGGTCGATATTGACGGCACCATCGCCAGCCGAACAGGCCGGTCGCCCTTCGATTGGAAGAAGGTGCACCTCGATACACCCCGGCAACCCGTCATCAACGTGGTACGGGCCTTGCGGGCGTCGGGCCACACCGTCGTGTTTTTGTCGGGCCGCGATAGCGTGGCGCGTGCCGATACCACCGCCTGGATTGCCCGGTATCTGGGTTGGCAGGAAGGCACCGATTACGTGCTGTTTATGCGGGCGGCCAACGACAACCGCAAGGACGCGATCATCAAACGGGAATTGTTCGAGGCGCACATTCAGGGCCACTATTACGTAGACGTTGTGCTCGACGACCGCGATCAGGTGGTATCGCTGTGGCGCAACGACCTCGGCCTGACCTGCTTGCAGGTTGACTACGGCAATTTTTGA
- a CDS encoding YitT family protein, whose amino-acid sequence MTKHSHFRDAAFILAGILSVGFGLKGFLLSSQFIDGGVTGVSMLLASQTPLPLAVGIVLINLPFIWLGYRQIGRAFAIKSTLGIAGLSACLAFVPFPDVTPDLLLTALFGGFFIGAGIGLSMRGGAVLDGTEVAALVISRNVPTMKVSDVILLLNVFIFGAAAFFLTIELALYSMITYFAASKTIDYIIHGIEEYTAILIVSERYLAIREKVSENGWGVTILKGAQGYGKRGDRDQPVDVLYVVVTRLEISRLRTTILEIDETAFLIQYPVDDVLGGQIKSLPLH is encoded by the coding sequence ATGACAAAACACTCCCACTTCCGCGACGCGGCATTTATTCTGGCAGGCATCCTTAGTGTAGGGTTTGGCTTGAAGGGCTTTCTGTTGTCGAGCCAATTTATTGATGGTGGCGTTACCGGCGTTTCGATGCTGCTGGCGTCGCAAACGCCCCTGCCCCTGGCGGTTGGCATTGTGCTCATCAACCTACCCTTCATCTGGCTTGGGTACCGGCAAATTGGCCGGGCGTTTGCCATCAAAAGTACACTGGGTATTGCGGGACTATCGGCTTGTCTGGCGTTTGTCCCCTTCCCCGATGTTACGCCCGATTTATTGCTGACAGCGCTGTTTGGGGGCTTTTTCATCGGCGCGGGCATCGGCCTCTCGATGCGCGGCGGAGCGGTGCTCGACGGCACCGAAGTAGCGGCGCTGGTGATCAGCCGCAACGTACCCACGATGAAAGTCAGCGACGTCATTCTGTTGCTGAACGTATTTATTTTCGGAGCCGCCGCCTTCTTTCTCACCATCGAATTGGCGCTCTATTCGATGATTACCTATTTCGCCGCGTCCAAAACCATCGACTACATCATCCACGGTATCGAGGAATACACGGCCATCCTGATCGTATCGGAGCGGTATCTGGCTATTCGTGAAAAAGTATCCGAGAATGGCTGGGGAGTCACCATCCTGAAAGGCGCCCAGGGCTACGGTAAACGCGGCGACCGGGATCAGCCCGTCGATGTGCTGTATGTCGTCGTTACCCGGCTGGAAATCAGCCGCCTGCGTACCACCATTTTAGAGATCGACGAAACGGCCTTCCTCATCCAGTACCCCGTCGATGACGTACTCGGCGGCCAGATCAAGAGTTTGCCGTTGCATTAG
- a CDS encoding Hsp20/alpha crystallin family protein — MHAHHHRHQHGYGQQGHHNSFAQFIRPFFGGWRRPKYNVPMNVEDHADHYRVLVYAVSFDKADISVRVVNEELVIQGTRAHDTANDPAFLLQEYPLKSFERTIPLSNRVDAAGIQAKQENGVLILTVPKKPEQVVAVE, encoded by the coding sequence ATGCACGCGCATCATCACCGCCATCAACATGGCTACGGCCAACAGGGCCATCACAACTCCTTTGCTCAATTTATTCGTCCGTTCTTCGGGGGCTGGCGTCGGCCTAAATACAACGTACCCATGAACGTTGAAGACCATGCCGATCACTACCGGGTGCTGGTCTATGCCGTCAGTTTCGACAAAGCCGACATCTCGGTGCGGGTGGTCAATGAGGAACTGGTTATCCAGGGGACCCGCGCCCACGACACCGCCAATGACCCGGCTTTCCTGTTGCAGGAATACCCCCTGAAGTCGTTTGAGCGCACCATTCCGCTCAGCAACCGCGTGGATGCGGCCGGTATCCAGGCCAAACAGGAAAACGGCGTTCTGATTCTGACCGTCCCGAAAAAACCGGAGCAGGTGGTTGCAGTAGAATAG
- a CDS encoding prepilin peptidase, whose protein sequence is MNRMPRFVLPAIVLGAALVAFPFFFLRLALFALIVGGAIRFIRRRAFGGGNVPSRWGGWQTRRMEFADRIRRMSDDEYAAFNQQQTQWQRPIETESLGRHREDFVL, encoded by the coding sequence ATGAACCGCATGCCTCGTTTTGTGCTGCCCGCCATCGTGCTTGGCGCAGCCCTCGTCGCCTTTCCATTTTTCTTTCTGCGTCTCGCCCTGTTTGCCCTGATCGTCGGTGGCGCTATTCGCTTCATCCGCCGCCGGGCGTTTGGAGGGGGCAATGTCCCGAGCCGGTGGGGAGGCTGGCAAACCCGCCGTATGGAATTCGCTGACCGGATTCGCCGGATGAGCGACGACGAATATGCCGCCTTCAATCAGCAGCAGACCCAATGGCAACGCCCGATCGAAACGGAGTCGCTGGGTCGGCACCGCGAAGACTTCGTGCTATAA
- a CDS encoding DUF5320 domain-containing protein: MHPNRRRRFFWIPFFGLLVVSLLSAVVMWLWNHVLAEVVSVRPVTIWQAAGLLVLSRLLFGGFPGARRGWGAGNHRFGAPWRAKWQQMSDEEKARFKEQWRKRRGV; this comes from the coding sequence ATGCACCCTAACCGCCGCCGCCGTTTTTTCTGGATTCCGTTTTTTGGGTTACTCGTTGTCTCGCTGCTGTCGGCGGTGGTGATGTGGCTCTGGAACCACGTGCTGGCCGAGGTGGTCTCGGTGCGCCCGGTCACAATCTGGCAGGCAGCGGGCTTGTTGGTGCTGAGTCGGCTGCTATTTGGCGGCTTCCCGGGGGCACGCCGGGGCTGGGGCGCTGGCAATCACCGCTTTGGAGCTCCCTGGCGTGCCAAATGGCAACAAATGAGCGATGAGGAAAAAGCCCGTTTCAAGGAGCAATGGCGGAAACGGAGAGGCGTCTAG
- a CDS encoding RNA polymerase sigma factor, which produces MPDQTPKRTVLDTVKQYGGRLFGFIRDRVRTEEDAEDILQDVWYQLSRVVDLDQIGSLSGWLYEVARNRITDRYRRTRETPFSDAARADDDDDANLSLDDLLTDTQLAESADDPAFRDLIWDELMTALAELPENQRTVFIQNELEEQTLQAIADQTGENLKTIISRKRYAVQHLRRRLQRLYDELSND; this is translated from the coding sequence ATGCCCGACCAAACACCCAAACGAACGGTACTGGATACTGTGAAGCAGTACGGTGGGCGGTTGTTTGGCTTTATCCGGGACCGGGTCAGGACGGAAGAAGACGCCGAAGATATCTTGCAGGACGTCTGGTATCAGTTGAGCCGGGTGGTCGATCTGGATCAGATCGGTAGCCTGAGTGGGTGGCTCTACGAGGTCGCCCGCAACCGCATCACCGACCGGTACCGACGTACCCGCGAAACGCCTTTTTCCGACGCCGCCCGCGCCGACGATGATGACGATGCGAACCTCTCGCTCGATGACCTGCTGACGGATACCCAACTGGCGGAATCGGCCGACGACCCGGCGTTTCGTGACCTGATCTGGGATGAACTGATGACCGCCCTGGCCGAACTGCCCGAGAATCAGCGTACGGTGTTTATTCAAAACGAACTGGAAGAGCAGACCCTTCAGGCAATCGCCGATCAGACAGGCGAGAACCTGAAAACGATTATTTCGCGGAAGCGTTACGCCGTACAGCACCTCCGCCGCCGCCTTCAACGACTTTACGACGAACTGTCAAACGACTAA
- a CDS encoding SusC/RagA family TonB-linked outer membrane protein: MNNLLLSNRFGGKVIRLTLLNLLPGTLLVNAAMAGDQLATAHAPGNATTVLNRFAEPVPPITVKGRVLDELGKPIPGATLLVKGTTSTGTVTDADGAFTLNVPDGAGTLVVSSIGFTAQEVAIDNRSSIDVTLKTDVKSLSEVVVVGYGTQRRAEVTSAVTTVKVEDFNQGGVRSPLDLIQGKVAGLTVTRTQGNNPNAGASIQLRGIVSVNGDQSPLIVIDGIPGGNLDLLQQDDIASFDVLKDGSAAAIYGTRANAGVILITTKKGQSGPPRFDYSTYVQHEVVNRRPRFLTADEWRAYKADPTNVKAAQMTDLGASTDWYNLLINKGNLSQYHNMALSGGNASSNYRASIYYNGADPITIQNERKQYGGRLSMFQRGLNDRLSAQINLATNLSKGNLLGGQAGDFENALGRNPTQPVYNPNGTFYEEGSTTNPIGRLTQEKNRRDQLTTSADARVTLEPIDGLRLSAFGSYVRDSWNDNEYRRTDSRFSQIGTLNGTAVNGTGYAYKRNRIANNYAFEPTAEYSRVIANDHTIRALAGYSYQYGTLEDFSAGNSGFLNNIFQENNLGAGNFLQLGKSSLYSFKEDNTLVAFFGRLNYSYKDKYIAQFILRREGSSRFGANNKFGNFPAASVGWTISQEDFMKNLAWVNSLKLRAGYGVTGNQGIPNYQSLVRLSTGNQYLNDDGVWRQTYGPSNNPNPNLRWERKAEFNVGLDFALFGNRLTGTLDVYRRRTTDLLGSFNTQLPPYIQSTLYTNVGTIDNNGVELSLSGTVMKKDNFSWSMDLIASTQSNRLASFSNDVFKVTFLNFGDIGGFGALGNAIRTIEGGPLGSFYGKRFAGFTPEGRWLFYKASGEAVTADKIVPNDDYAYIGNGIPKYYASWTNRFQYKNLDLTLFFRGKFKYDILNLQQVFFGNKVYLPNNVLLDAITRNNQINDALQYSDYYLEKGDFVKLDNVTLGYNFKLKTKAVRNLRLYLTGRNLLTITGYRGVDPEVPDTGLNNPAPGIDGRGFYPRTQSYTAGLQIGF; this comes from the coding sequence ATGAATAACCTTCTACTCTCCAATCGTTTTGGAGGGAAAGTCATACGACTAACTTTACTCAACCTGCTGCCAGGTACTCTGTTGGTCAACGCGGCGATGGCCGGCGATCAACTAGCGACGGCGCATGCCCCAGGCAACGCTACTACGGTATTGAACCGGTTTGCCGAGCCAGTCCCTCCCATCACCGTGAAAGGCCGGGTACTCGATGAGTTGGGCAAACCCATTCCAGGCGCCACGCTGCTGGTGAAAGGCACGACCAGCACCGGTACCGTTACCGACGCCGACGGGGCCTTCACCCTGAACGTACCTGACGGCGCGGGTACGTTGGTGGTATCGTCGATTGGGTTTACGGCGCAGGAAGTTGCCATCGACAACCGCAGTTCCATCGACGTTACACTGAAAACCGACGTCAAATCGCTGAGTGAGGTCGTGGTTGTGGGTTACGGTACGCAGCGCCGCGCCGAAGTGACCTCAGCCGTGACGACGGTAAAGGTGGAGGACTTTAACCAGGGTGGTGTGCGCAGCCCGCTCGACCTGATTCAGGGTAAAGTGGCCGGTCTGACCGTCACGCGTACACAAGGCAACAACCCCAACGCCGGGGCGTCGATTCAGCTGCGGGGTATCGTTTCGGTCAACGGGGATCAGTCACCGCTGATCGTCATCGACGGGATTCCGGGTGGTAACCTGGATCTGCTGCAGCAGGACGACATTGCGTCGTTCGACGTGCTGAAAGACGGGTCGGCGGCCGCTATCTACGGCACGCGGGCCAACGCCGGGGTTATCCTGATCACCACCAAAAAGGGACAGTCAGGCCCGCCCCGTTTCGACTATTCGACCTATGTGCAGCACGAGGTAGTCAACCGCCGGCCGCGCTTCCTGACCGCCGACGAGTGGCGTGCCTACAAAGCCGACCCCACCAACGTGAAGGCGGCACAGATGACCGACCTGGGCGCTTCGACCGACTGGTACAACCTACTAATCAACAAAGGCAACCTGAGCCAGTACCACAATATGGCGCTGTCGGGTGGTAATGCATCGAGCAACTACCGGGCATCAATCTACTACAACGGGGCTGACCCCATTACGATCCAGAACGAACGGAAGCAGTATGGCGGGCGCCTAAGCATGTTTCAGCGCGGTTTGAACGACCGGCTGTCAGCGCAGATCAACCTGGCGACCAACCTGAGCAAAGGGAATTTGCTCGGCGGTCAGGCGGGTGATTTTGAAAACGCGCTGGGCCGGAACCCGACGCAGCCCGTATATAACCCCAACGGCACGTTTTATGAAGAAGGCTCGACGACCAACCCCATTGGCCGCCTGACTCAAGAGAAAAACCGCCGCGATCAGCTAACGACCTCGGCCGATGCCCGCGTAACATTGGAACCTATCGATGGCTTGCGGCTGTCGGCCTTCGGCTCCTACGTTCGGGATAGCTGGAACGACAACGAGTACCGCCGCACCGACTCGCGTTTTTCGCAGATTGGTACGCTGAATGGTACAGCCGTCAACGGAACGGGTTACGCCTACAAGCGGAACCGGATCGCCAATAACTACGCGTTCGAACCCACCGCTGAGTATAGCCGGGTTATTGCCAATGACCATACGATCCGGGCGCTGGCCGGGTATAGCTACCAGTACGGCACCCTGGAAGATTTCTCGGCGGGCAATAGCGGTTTCCTCAACAACATCTTCCAAGAGAATAACCTGGGCGCGGGTAACTTCCTGCAACTGGGCAAATCATCGCTCTACAGCTTTAAGGAAGATAACACGCTGGTGGCGTTCTTCGGTCGTCTGAACTACTCGTACAAAGACAAATACATTGCCCAGTTCATCCTGCGTCGTGAAGGATCGAGCCGATTCGGGGCCAACAACAAGTTTGGTAACTTCCCGGCCGCGTCGGTGGGCTGGACCATCAGCCAGGAAGATTTCATGAAGAACTTGGCGTGGGTCAACAGCCTGAAACTACGGGCGGGCTACGGTGTTACCGGTAACCAGGGTATTCCGAACTACCAGTCGCTGGTGCGGCTCAGCACGGGGAACCAGTACCTGAACGACGACGGTGTCTGGCGGCAAACGTATGGCCCCAGCAACAACCCCAACCCGAACCTGCGTTGGGAACGGAAGGCCGAATTCAACGTAGGGCTTGACTTTGCCCTCTTCGGCAACCGGCTGACGGGTACGCTCGACGTGTACCGCCGCCGCACCACCGATCTACTGGGTAGCTTCAACACCCAGTTGCCGCCTTACATTCAGTCGACACTATATACCAACGTCGGGACCATCGACAACAACGGGGTAGAGCTGTCGCTGAGCGGCACGGTGATGAAGAAAGACAACTTCAGCTGGAGCATGGACCTGATCGCTAGCACGCAGTCGAACCGACTAGCGTCGTTCTCGAATGACGTGTTCAAAGTGACGTTCCTGAACTTCGGCGACATCGGTGGTTTTGGTGCGCTGGGTAACGCTATTCGTACCATCGAGGGCGGACCGCTGGGCAGCTTCTACGGCAAGCGCTTTGCCGGCTTCACGCCCGAGGGCCGGTGGTTGTTCTACAAAGCCAGCGGCGAAGCCGTTACGGCCGACAAGATTGTGCCGAACGACGATTATGCCTACATCGGCAACGGGATTCCGAAGTATTACGCTTCGTGGACTAACCGCTTCCAGTACAAGAATCTGGACCTGACGCTGTTCTTCCGGGGTAAGTTCAAGTACGACATCCTGAACCTGCAACAGGTGTTCTTCGGCAACAAAGTGTACCTACCTAACAACGTGCTGCTCGACGCCATCACGCGCAACAACCAGATCAACGACGCCCTGCAATACTCGGATTACTACCTGGAAAAAGGGGATTTCGTGAAGCTCGACAACGTGACGCTAGGCTATAATTTCAAGCTCAAAACGAAAGCCGTCCGCAACCTCCGCCTGTACCTGACAGGTCGCAACCTGTTGACGATCACGGGTTACCGGGGCGTTGACCCTGAGGTACCTGACACGGGCCTGAATAACCCGGCACCCGGCATCGACGGACGGGGCTTCTACCCACGTACCCAGTCCTACACGGCAGGTCTTCAAATTGGCTTTTAA